The DNA sequence GGGCTGCAGCTGCGATGGCGGCGCGCGCTGAACGCCGCAGATTCGCATCATCAAAGTTCGCCAGCCTGTTGGCCGGGGTACGAACTTCCTTGCGCAGACGTTTCTCCTCCCAGATGATTCTGGATTTCTGGGCACCGATGCGGGTCAGCAGCGCACCAACCGCCTCCGCATCACGAACCACAACGCGATCCGCGCCCCGGGAATCCTTGGTTCGTGCTGTCACGCCGATGCGTCGCGCGCATCCGACGAGTGCCAGCGCCGCCTCCTGGCAAGGGCACACCACCTCAAGTGCAGAGGAACGGCCAGGCTCAGTTAAGGAACCCGCGGCCAGAAACGCCCCGCGCCAAGCGGCCTCGGCATCACTGACTGTTCCGGAGATCACCTGGGGTGACAACCCACGGATGAGGTGGCCGGAACGCGTGACCAGCCCGGCACGACGAGCAACCTCATCGGCGTTGTCGATGATGCGCACCAGGTAACGCGGATGCTTCCGGGCGCCGGTCGGAGTGACGGTGTGCACCTGGACCTCAGTGTCATAGAGCTGGCGGATGAAATCCCGGAGTCTCTGTGCTCCCGCGGGGCTGTCCAGATTGACCTCGATGATGAGACGGCCCGTTACAGACTGCAGTTCCCCCGAGAAACGGAGCAATGCTGAGACCTCGGCAGCCTTCGCACTCTGTCGCGTCACCGATACGCGGGTGAGTTCATCTTTGATGTCAGTTGTCAGTGACAATGCCACGCCTTCCTTGCACCTGGAGGTAGCACGGAGGTCTCAGGTTGAATCCCCCGCGCTTGTGAAAAATACCTGAATCACGAGCTTAGCCGTCGAGCCGCCAGCCTCCATATACCCTGCTCCGTGTGAACTATCTTCCTGACCGCATCTGGCGGTATTGGAGCATCAGTGCATCACACAGCTTGGAGGGGTCGTGAATGCTGGTGAATCGTCCCCGTCCGTCCTCTGCGCGGACGTCCTGGAAACTGACCTCCGCCCCGAGCGTCCGGGCTGCCCGTTCGAGGTGCTCCCGTTCTGAGTGCAGGGAGATGGTGCCGGAATCAACGATGACCTGATCCACTTTCAGGCTGCTGGCGTGTTGGCGCAACACGTGGATGTGACGCTCCGCGGAGAATCCTGCGGTTTCACCGGGCTCGGAGGTGAGATTAAGCACCAGAACCTTCACAGCCCGGGTTCGCTCAAGGGCATCCACGATGTCGGGCACCAGAATATGTGGAATGACGGAGGAGAACCAGGAGCCCGGTCCAAGCGTCACCAGATCAGCATCGAGGATCGCCTGCACCGCGTCCGGGTTGGCCTGTGGCTTCTCGGGGATGACCCGAACCCGACGAACGTGCCCCGGTGTCGCCGCTACGGCAACCTGACCCCGGACCTGACGCATGAGGCGGGGATCTTTGTCCAGACCTGAGACCTCTGCTTCAAGGTCCAGTGGTTCGAGGCAGACAGGCAGGACGCGCCCACGGGATCCAGCCAGCTCGGCGACTTTGTCCAAGGCGTTCTGGGAGGTCCCGAACAAGTCAGTCAGTGCCACGATGAGGAGATTGCCCAGCGCATGGCCCGCGAGGGCACCATGACCGCCGAAACGGTGTTGAAGAAGCTGCTCCCACATGAGCCCGTCTTCATCATCAGTGGTGAGTGCGGCCAGTGCCATTCGAAGGTCTCCGGGTGGAATCTGTCCGAGTTCATGCCTGATGCGCCCGGATGAACCGCCATCGTCAGCCACAGTCACCACAGCGTTGATTTTCTCCGGAGCACAGCTGCGCACGGCTTTCAGCGTCTGGAAGAGCCCGTGTCCACCTCCCAGACTGGTGATGATACGGGGATTTTCTGCACTGCAGTCGGGTACGGGAGCTGAATCTTCGGGGAGCACGGGAGCCATTTCAGAGGAGCGGTCAGGGGTCTGGTACAGGGAAGTCATGGTGGAGCCACCTGACCTAATTACGGTTGATGTCGCGGTGAACCACCGATACATCCAGGTCAGTGCGCTCACCTAACCGGCGGGCGAGTTCCTCTGAGACGGCAACAGACCGGTGGTGTCCACCTGTGCAACCAATACCCACGGTGATGAAATTCTTTCCCTCATGACGGTAGCCGGGGAGCATGTCATCGAGCATGGTGATGAAGTTGTCCAGGAACTCTGATGCTCCCTTCTGACCCAGCACATAATCTGAGACCGGCTTATCCACGCCACGGAATGGCTTTAACTCCGGGATCCAGAAGGGGTTGGGGAGGAATCGGGCGTCAATGATGAAATCCGCGTCGCGGGGGGAACCATGCTTGAAACCGAAGGATTGAATGGTCACATGCTGAATTCTCTTGGCAATGGTTCGGAAGGAGGATTCGATAGCCCTGCGGAGATCGTGCACCGACAGTTCAGAGGTATCGATCACCACATCCGCCTCTTCCTTCAGCGCTGACAGCATCTGGCGTTCACGCTCAATGCCCACCTGGAGGGTCTGGCTACCCTGGAGTGGATGGGTTCGGCGGACGTTGTCGAACCTGCGGATCAGCTCATCATCGCGCGCATCCAGGAACAACACCGTGGGCGCAAGGTTCTTCTCCTCCAGCTCGGTGATGGTCTCACGCAGTCCACCACGGAACTCGCGGGAACGGACGTCACACACCGCAGCAACCTTATCCACGGGGGAATCCTCGCGCGCACACATCTCCACCAGCGGCAGGATCATCTTCGGGGGAAGGTTGTGGGACACGAACCAGCCGAGGTCTTCCAGAACCCTGGCTGCGGTACTGAGACCAGCGCCAGACATTCCGGTGATGATAACCGGGGTGAAAGTCGTTTCAGACATGGAGGCGGACGCGGAAACCGGTGAGCCAGAGGATTGGGTCATGTCCTACATACTAGCCAGACCACATCGGATCAGTTCACCAACCGATCCCCTATTCCTCTGACGCAGCTGGTTAACCCTCCTTGTGCAGCGCCTCATGAACGCTCGCAGCAAGGGTGGGGCCGAACCCCTTGACCTCTCCGATCTCGTCCACTGAAGCCTCCTTCAACCGGGCGACAGACCCGAAGTGTTTCACCAGCTCGGTTCTCCTGGCCTGCCCCAGCCCCCTGATGCCGTCCAGTTCCGATACGCGCATGCGCTTAGAGCGTTGCTGGCGGTGGTAGGTGATGGCGAAACGGTGGGCTTCATCGCGGATCTGTTGAAGAAGGAACAACGCCTGGGAGTTCCGGGGCAGAATAACCGGGTCTGGATCACCGGGTAACCAGATCTCCTCCAACCGTTTGGCGAGCCCGACCAGAGTCACGTCCACTATGCCCAGTTCATCGAAGACCTCTTGTGCCGCAGCCACCTGGGGTGCGCCGCCGTCCACGATGAACAGCTGCGGAGGATAGGCGAAACGACGATTATCGGTGGACATCTCCTCCACTTTTTCATCGGAGAAGGTCGAACCGTCGTACTCCTCGGCCTCCGGGACAGCGAGCTTATCCCGGTTGTGCCGCAGGAACCTCCTGCGGGTCACCTCGGCGATGGACGCCACATCGTCTGAATGTCCGTCGCCGGCTGCCTCCTTGATCCGGTACCTGCGGTAATCAGACTTTCTTGGCAGACCATCCTCGAATACAACCAGGGATGCCACCACATCGGTGCCCTGGATATGAGAGATATCCGTGCATTCAATGCGCAGCGGGGCCTGCTCCATATCCAGGGCTTCCTGGATGTCCTGCAGGGCGGCGGAGCGCGCGGTGAGATCACCCACGCGTTTGAGCTTGTGCTGCTTCAGCTGTTCCTTGGCGTTTCTCTCCACGGTTTCCATGAGCGCCCGTTTGTCCCCCCGCTGCGGCACCCGAAGATCAATGCCTGCTCCACGCATATCCTCCAACACAGTGCGGGTCTCTGCCGTTTCGTGCGGCGCAACCTGGACGAGAATCTCCCGCGGGACCACTGTGGCGCGGGTGACAGGAGCGGTTTCCCGGGTGGAGAGCTGATCCACTCCCCTGCGCTCGATCTGGTCTGCGTCCTCTGCGGCCTCGGTGTCTGCGCGCTCCACGGCATCCCCGTAGAACTGGACCAGGAAATTCTGCATCAGGTGTGGAAGTGCCGGATCTGCACCCGGATCATCAGAATCATCCAGCACATCCCAGTCACCGGTCTTCTCCACGACCCAGCCACGCTGACCACGGATACGGCCACCACGGACATGGAAGATCTGGACTGCGGCCTCCAGTTCATCGGTGGCGAAGGCGATGATGTCTGCATCAGTGCCGTCGCCAAGCACAACTGCCTGTTTCTCCATCACCTTGTGGATGGCTCCGAGGTCATCGCGTAACCTGGCGGCCTTTTCAAAATCCAGTTCCTCGGAGGCCGCCATCATGTCTGAGGTGAGTTTTCTGGTGACCTTATCGGTGTGGCCGGACATGAATGAGGAGAATCCGTTGACGATGTCCCGGTGTTCCTCTTCCGAGACCCGTCCCACACACGGGGCGGCACACTTGTCGATGTACCCCAACAGGCATGGCCTGCCCAGATTCTCGTGCCGGTTGAACACCCCTTTGGAGCATGTCCGCATCGGGAAGACACGGATCAGTAGATCCAGGGTTTCGCGCACCGCCCAGGCATGGGAATAAGGACCGTAATACCGCACACCTTTCCGTCGTGGCCCGCGGTAGAAGAAGGCACGGGGAAAACGCTCACCTGTGGATACGGCGAGCATGGGGTAGGTTTTATCGTCGCGGTATTTGACGTTGAAACGGGGATCGAAGCGCTTGATCCAGGTGTATTCCAGCTGCAGTGCCTCGACCTCGCTGGATACCACGGTCCATTCCACCGATGAGGCGGCGAAAACCATCTGACGGGTTCGTGGGTGGAGCTGGGTGACATCCTGGAAATAATTGGACAGTCTCGACCGTAGGTTCTTGGCCTTACCCACGTAAATGACCCGGCGGGTTTCATCCCGGAATTTATAAACACCCGGTTCCGTGGGAATGCTCCCAGGTGCCGGGCGGTAGGTGGTCGGATCAGCCATGAGCGGGGCTAGTCCTCCGGCATGTGCTTGTTTTCGAGTTCACGGAACTCAGCGACCGCACGGACCACATCTTCACCGTCCCGCGCCTGAAAAGCCCACATCGGAACGTACTCAAAGTCAGGGAGCTCAAGGCGTGCGACGCGGGCACCCTTGGGGAAGGACATTCCGTAGATGACCACCCAGGGATAAAACCGGGTGCCGATGAAGTTTCGGACCTCAACGCCATCTTCATTGGCACGCACGCGGGCACGGGTGAATCCGATATATGCCAGCACTGAGATCAATACACCCACACCAGGGAATGCGAGGGTGTCGATGAAGGACACGGCGGCACCGGTGAAGTCAACGTCCACGACAGCCCCCATGAAGAGGTGCACGGCCATGACGACGACAACGAGCACCCAGGCGATCTTGCGCATCGTCTTCGAGGTCACCACCAGACTCCATGGCTTATCGGTGGTGGTTCCGGCGAAGGCTGCGGTGTAGAGCTGGAGTTCCTCATTACTGAGTCGCACCGTGGGCTCCCCGCCGGCGTTCAGATCTTGCCTTGCACCGTCGGGAGCGTTGGTCGTCACGTTGTCACTTTTCCTTAAGATCAGTTCGGGAGCGCGTTTCAATGAGACAGTCTAACCCCTGTCAGCCCGAATCCCAGAAAGCACCAGCGCCGTATCCAAAGCCGCCACCATGGCTTCGGCACCCTTGTCCTCCACGGACCCCTCTGCACCGGAGCGCTCGATGGCCTGTTCCTCGGTATTGGTGGTGAGCACACCATTCCCGATCGGGGTGGATGTGTCCAGGGCAATGCGGGTGAGGCCCTCGGTGACGGAATCGCATACATAGTCGAAGTGGGGTGTGCCACCACGGATGACACAGCCCAGAGCCACCACGGCATCGTGGGTCCGGGCGAGTTCCTGGACCACAACGGGCAGTTCCAGGGCACCGACCACACGGTATTCACTGACCTCGGCACCGGCTGCACGGCCCGTTCTGACGGCATGGTCATGCAAACGATCACAGATCTCCGCATTCCACTTGGCGGTAACCACCGCCACCTTCAGACCGGTGGCATCGGGAAGATCGATCTGGGGAAGGCCTTCTTTAGCCATGATGTGTTCCTTCGGTTGTTTCAGTGTGGTCGGTGGCTTCCCATTCCGCAACGGCCGGTAGATCATGTCCCATGCGGTCACGTTTGGTCCGTAGGTAACGGACATTGTCCTCGTGGACCTGCACCGGGATCGGGGTGCGGTGGGCGATGGAGACTCCGTGGCCTTCCATGCCCAGACGCTTGATGGGATTGTTGCTGATGAGGTTGAGGGATCGCACACCCAGGTCATAGAGGATCTGCGCGCTGGTGCCGAATTCACGGGAATCAGCCGGCAGGCCGAGGGCAAGATTAGCGTCGACGGTGTCGGCACCCTCGTCCTGGAGCTGGTACGCACGCAGCTTGGCCAACAGTCCGATGCCACGGCCCTCATGGCCACGCATGTACACCACCACACCGCGTCCGGCTTCATGGATCATCCGTAATGATTCATGAAGCTGCTGCCCGCAATCACAACGGCGGGATCCAAAGACATCACCCGTGAGGCACTCGGAGTGGACGCGGACCAGAACGTCCTCTCCCCCATCGGATGCGGGATCTCCCTCGCAGATGGCCACGTATTCGGTGCCGTCCACCTTGGAGCGGTAACCCACGGCCTGGAAATCCCCGAATTCGGTGGGAAGTTTAGTCTCCACGATGCGTTCCACCAGGATCTCGTTTTTTCGTCGCCAAGCAATGAGCTGTTCAATGGAGATCAGTTTGAGGTCGTGGGTGTCGCAGAACCTGCGGAGTTCGGGCAGACGCGCCATCCCGGTGGGATCCTCTTCACTGACCACCTCGCAGATCACGCCGGCGGGTCGCAGCCCAGCGGCCCGGGAGAGGTCAACGGCAGCTTCGGTGTGGCCGGCGCGGACCAGCACCCCACCTTCGCGGGCCCGCAGCGGGACAACATGCCCCGGACGGGTGAAGTCGGCCCGGTCAGCATCCGGATCGGCCAGGAGCTTGATGGTGTGTGCACGGTCGGCCGCGGAGATACCGGTGCTGCCGGTATTCGCATCCACGGTGACGGTGTAGGCAGTGCCACGCGCATCCTGGTTATGTGCAGTCATGGGAGGGAGATCCAGACGGTCGGCGTCCTCAGATGTCATCGGGACACAGATATAACCGGAGGAATACCTGACCATGAAGGCCACCAGCTCCGGGGTGGCAAGTTCTGCGGCGAAGATGATATCACCTTCGTTCTCCCGGTTTTCATCATCAACGACAACAACTGCCTTGCCGGCAGCGATGTCCGCGATGGCTTCCTCAACAGAATCCAGCTGAACTTTATGGGGTGCGTTCTCAGTCACGTTTCTAACCTTAGTTCCCGCCGGTAACCGGCTGGTCGCCAGGCCCCACCATCATCATGCGTTCCACATATTTGGCGATAACATCAACCTCGATATTCACCACGTCACCCACCGCCAGGGATCCATGGGTGGTATCGCGCAGGGTCGTGGGGATGAGAGAGACCTCGAACCAGTCTGCGCCCAGGGCGGATACCGTCAGTGAGGTGCCATTCAATGCGATGGACCCCTTCTCCACCACATAACGCGCGAGATCCGCAGGAAGAGCGAAGCGGAGGACATCCCAGTTCTCCGAACTCTCACGGGAAAGCAACCGGGTGGTGGCATCCACGTGGCCCTGCATGATGTGCCCACCGAGACGCCCGTTAGCCGCCATGGCGCGTTCCAGGTTCACCTTGCTGCCCACGGACAGGCTGCCCAGCGAGCTGTGGTCAAGGGTCACCTGCATGCAGTCGGCGGTGAAATGGCCTTCTTCAAAGGTGGCCACGGTCAGGCAGACGCCGTTGACCGCGATGGAATCCCCGAGATGGACATCTTCTAAAACGGTGGCGGCCGCGATGGTCAACCGGACGGAGTCCCCCAGGTTTTCCACGCCGGATACGGAGCCGAGCTCCTCAACAATGCCAGTAAACATCTAGTGGTCCTTTCGAATCATGTCAATCAACACATCATCACCGAGCTGTCGAACAGCGGTGGTGCTGAAACGCTTTATATCGGAGATGGTGGTGTCCCCGTCCCAGCTCAGCACAGACCTACCTGCACCCAGAAGCGCGGGGGCTATGTACGCCTGGATCGCATCAACTAAACCGTCGCGCAGCATGGCGGTGGCCAGGGTGGGCCCTCCCTCCAGGAGGACGTCCCGGCATCCTGCCTGCCACAGCGCTATCAGGGCATCATTTATTCCCGCGTACTGCTCAAAACCAAGGCGGTTCAGATTCGATCCGTCCGGAACCCGCCTGCCCCCGACAACGACACGACGTGGTTGCTGGCTGTACAAACCATTCGGCCCCCGCGCCGTCAGTGAGGGATCATCCGCCAGGACAGTGCCTGTGCCCACGATGATGGCGTCCCGCTTCGCCCGGTCGGTGTGAACGAATGCCCTCGCCTGCTCCCCTGTGATCCACTGACTGGTTCCGTCGGTGGCCGCGGCGAAACCGTCAAGGGTTCCGGCGAATTTGAGGGTGACATGTGGGCGCTCGAGAATGGTTGCCCGCAGCCACGGCATGAGCGCAGGTACCGGTTCATTGAGCAGATGTGTCTCCACGCCCGCTTGTTGCAGGTGGTCGGCGCCTCCGGCGGCCTGCGGGAAGGGGTCGGGATTGGCGTAGAAGACCCGGGCGATGCCGGCGTGGATGAGCGCCTGCGAGCATGGCCCCGTGCGGCCGGTGTGGTTGCACGGTTCGAGGGTGACCACCGCGGTGCCTCCACGGGCGCGTTCACCGGCGGCGGCGAGCGCCATCACTTCCGCATGCGCACCGCCAGGTGGCTGGGTGGCGCCGACTCCGGCGACTTCACCCCGCGCGTCAAGAATGACAGCACCAACCGGCGGGTTGGGGCTGGTCGTGCCGCGGACCTTGTCGGAGGCGTCGGTGGCCAGGGCGAGTGCGGATCGGATGTCCGGGGTCATTGCTGTTTAAGGCGTTGCGAGCGCGCGGAGTTCCTGCACGGCGGCATTGGGGTCACCGGCACCGAACACGGCGGAGCCTGCCACGAAGGCATCCACCCCGGCGTCGGCGGCCTGGGTGATCGTGGTGGCGGAGATGCCACCGTCGATTTCAATGATGATGTCCAGGTTGCGTTCATCGATGACACGACGCAGGGTGCGTACCTTGTCCAGCTGGTCAGGCATGAAGCTCTGGCCGCCGAAGCCGGGCTCGACGCTCATGATGATGACTTCGTCGAAGTGCTCCAGATCGTCCAGGTAATCCTCGATCGGAGTGCCCGGGCGCACGGAGAAACCGGCGCGCACACCCTTGGAACGGATGTAGTTGGCCAGTTCCACATGCTTGTCAGTGGCCTCGACGTGGAAGATCACGCAGGCGGCACCGGCGTCGATGTAGTGGTCCACCCACTTCTCGGGGTTCTCGATCATGAGGTGGACATCCAGGGGCTTGTCGGTCACGCGGTGGACAGCCCTGGTCACGTCATAACCGAAGCTCAGGTTCGGGACGAAGTGACCGTCCATGATGTCAACGTGGATCCAGTCGGCATCGGGAACCGCTGCGATCTCCTCCCCGAGACGGGCGTAATCGGCGGCGAGGATGGATGGGGCGATGATGGGTTTGCGCTGTTGAGCCATACCTTCAGATCATAGCCCTACCGGTTCACCGCTTCCGCAGGACGGCCACAAACATGGCGTCGGTGCCGTGGCGGTGCGGCCACATCTGCACTGACTTCCCCTCACCGGTGCCTTCCATGCCTGGCAGGTATGCGGCTGCGTCCAGCTCCTCGATATCGAAGTTGGCCAGTGCACGATCAACCACCTCACGGGTTTCACGGAGATCAGGTGAGCAGGTGGAATACACCACGATGCCGCCGGTGCGCACCCGGTTCACCGCGGATTCCAGGAGTTCATATTGGAGGGTGTGTAGCGGTCCGATATCGGATTCCTGCTTGCGCCAGCGGGCCTCCGGGCGGCGGCGTAGCGCACCGAGTCCGGAGCACGGGGCGTCCACGATGGCGCGGTCATAACCGTCATCCAGTGCGATGGTGCGACCATCACCCACATGGACCTTGACCGGCAGCCCACGGACGGATCGCTCCACCAGTTTGGCCCGGTGATCGGAGACCTCGATGGCATCCACGCGGGCACCATCCATGCGGGCAAGCGCGCCGATGAGCGCTGCCTTGCCTCCGGGACCGGCACACAGGTCAAGCCAGCGGCCCTGATCATCGCCTTCCACCGGCGCTTCCACGAGGGCGCGGGCGATGAGCTGGGAGCCTTCATCCTGCACTGCCGCCAGGCCCTGCTGGACGGGATCGATATCGCTGGGGTCCCCGCCTTCGAGGTAGACGGCGTAGGGCGAATACTTACCCTCTTCCCCTCCTGTGATCAGCGCCAACTCCTCCGCGCTGATCTCACCGGGGCGCGCCACGAGGTGCACGGTGGGACGCTTGGAGTCTGCGGCCAGCGCCTCCTCCAGCTCACTGGCGGGAAGCAGACGGGAGAAACTCTGCGCAATCCACTCCGGGTGGGCGGTGCGGAACGCCAACCGGGCAATCTCGCCTTCCGGTTCCAGTTTGTCCAGCCACTCCTCCGCCGGTGTGCGGGTGATGGTGCGCATGACGGCATTGGCAAAGCCGGTGGCGTTGAACTTCTTGAGCCCGCCGACCATCTTCACGGTGGTGTCCACGGCTGCGTGATCCTCCACGCGGGTGAACAACACCTGGTAGGCGCCGATGCGCAGCACGTCAAGCACCTCTGAATCGATATCCTTCAGTGGCCTGTTCGCAGCCGAGGCGATCACCGCATCCAGCAATCCCTGGTTCCGCAGCGTGCCGTAGGTGATCTCCGTGGCAAAACCTGCATCACGGGTATCCATCTTCTGCTTGGTCAGCAGACGTGGCAACACCAGGTTGGCATATGCGTCACCGGTGCGGACCCGTTCCAACACCTCGAAGGCGATCTCACGGGGCTTGTCGACGCCCAGAGCCCGCAGCTCGCGGACCTCTGCACGGGGGCTGCGGTTGTTGCTGGTCCGCTTGGGGGCAGCTTTTTTCACCGGTGCCTTTTTAGGCTGAACCTTCTTCTGTTCACCCTTGGCTGAACGGGAGCGGAAACCGCCCGATTTCT is a window from the Corynebacterium faecale genome containing:
- the whiA gene encoding DNA-binding protein WhiA, with the protein product MSLTTDIKDELTRVSVTRQSAKAAEVSALLRFSGELQSVTGRLIIEVNLDSPAGAQRLRDFIRQLYDTEVQVHTVTPTGARKHPRYLVRIIDNADEVARRAGLVTRSGHLIRGLSPQVISGTVSDAEAAWRGAFLAAGSLTEPGRSSALEVVCPCQEAALALVGCARRIGVTARTKDSRGADRVVVRDAEAVGALLTRIGAQKSRIIWEEKRLRKEVRTPANRLANFDDANLRRSARAAIAAAARVELAMRILGDDVPEHLAEAGQLRVQHRHASLEELGRLADPQMTKDAVAGRIRRLLTMADKRAEELGIADTNSAVTDELLDEM
- a CDS encoding gluconeogenesis factor YvcK family protein; the encoded protein is MTSLYQTPDRSSEMAPVLPEDSAPVPDCSAENPRIITSLGGGHGLFQTLKAVRSCAPEKINAVVTVADDGGSSGRIRHELGQIPPGDLRMALAALTTDDEDGLMWEQLLQHRFGGHGALAGHALGNLLIVALTDLFGTSQNALDKVAELAGSRGRVLPVCLEPLDLEAEVSGLDKDPRLMRQVRGQVAVAATPGHVRRVRVIPEKPQANPDAVQAILDADLVTLGPGSWFSSVIPHILVPDIVDALERTRAVKVLVLNLTSEPGETAGFSAERHIHVLRQHASSLKVDQVIVDSGTISLHSEREHLERAARTLGAEVSFQDVRAEDGRGRFTSIHDPSKLCDALMLQYRQMRSGR
- the rapZ gene encoding RNase adapter RapZ; its protein translation is MSETTFTPVIITGMSGAGLSTAARVLEDLGWFVSHNLPPKMILPLVEMCAREDSPVDKVAAVCDVRSREFRGGLRETITELEEKNLAPTVLFLDARDDELIRRFDNVRRTHPLQGSQTLQVGIERERQMLSALKEEADVVIDTSELSVHDLRRAIESSFRTIAKRIQHVTIQSFGFKHGSPRDADFIIDARFLPNPFWIPELKPFRGVDKPVSDYVLGQKGASEFLDNFITMLDDMLPGYRHEGKNFITVGIGCTGGHHRSVAVSEELARRLGERTDLDVSVVHRDINRN
- the uvrC gene encoding excinuclease ABC subunit UvrC gives rise to the protein MADPTTYRPAPGSIPTEPGVYKFRDETRRVIYVGKAKNLRSRLSNYFQDVTQLHPRTRQMVFAASSVEWTVVSSEVEALQLEYTWIKRFDPRFNVKYRDDKTYPMLAVSTGERFPRAFFYRGPRRKGVRYYGPYSHAWAVRETLDLLIRVFPMRTCSKGVFNRHENLGRPCLLGYIDKCAAPCVGRVSEEEHRDIVNGFSSFMSGHTDKVTRKLTSDMMAASEELDFEKAARLRDDLGAIHKVMEKQAVVLGDGTDADIIAFATDELEAAVQIFHVRGGRIRGQRGWVVEKTGDWDVLDDSDDPGADPALPHLMQNFLVQFYGDAVERADTEAAEDADQIERRGVDQLSTRETAPVTRATVVPREILVQVAPHETAETRTVLEDMRGAGIDLRVPQRGDKRALMETVERNAKEQLKQHKLKRVGDLTARSAALQDIQEALDMEQAPLRIECTDISHIQGTDVVASLVVFEDGLPRKSDYRRYRIKEAAGDGHSDDVASIAEVTRRRFLRHNRDKLAVPEAEEYDGSTFSDEKVEEMSTDNRRFAYPPQLFIVDGGAPQVAAAQEVFDELGIVDVTLVGLAKRLEEIWLPGDPDPVILPRNSQALFLLQQIRDEAHRFAITYHRQQRSKRMRVSELDGIRGLGQARRTELVKHFGSVARLKEASVDEIGEVKGFGPTLAASVHEALHKEG
- a CDS encoding PH domain-containing protein: MTTNAPDGARQDLNAGGEPTVRLSNEELQLYTAAFAGTTTDKPWSLVVTSKTMRKIAWVLVVVVMAVHLFMGAVVDVDFTGAAVSFIDTLAFPGVGVLISVLAYIGFTRARVRANEDGVEVRNFIGTRFYPWVVIYGMSFPKGARVARLELPDFEYVPMWAFQARDGEDVVRAVAEFRELENKHMPED
- the ribH gene encoding 6,7-dimethyl-8-ribityllumazine synthase — encoded protein: MAKEGLPQIDLPDATGLKVAVVTAKWNAEICDRLHDHAVRTGRAAGAEVSEYRVVGALELPVVVQELARTHDAVVALGCVIRGGTPHFDYVCDSVTEGLTRIALDTSTPIGNGVLTTNTEEQAIERSGAEGSVEDKGAEAMVAALDTALVLSGIRADRG
- a CDS encoding bifunctional 3,4-dihydroxy-2-butanone-4-phosphate synthase/GTP cyclohydrolase II, whose translation is MTENAPHKVQLDSVEEAIADIAAGKAVVVVDDENRENEGDIIFAAELATPELVAFMVRYSSGYICVPMTSEDADRLDLPPMTAHNQDARGTAYTVTVDANTGSTGISAADRAHTIKLLADPDADRADFTRPGHVVPLRAREGGVLVRAGHTEAAVDLSRAAGLRPAGVICEVVSEEDPTGMARLPELRRFCDTHDLKLISIEQLIAWRRKNEILVERIVETKLPTEFGDFQAVGYRSKVDGTEYVAICEGDPASDGGEDVLVRVHSECLTGDVFGSRRCDCGQQLHESLRMIHEAGRGVVVYMRGHEGRGIGLLAKLRAYQLQDEGADTVDANLALGLPADSREFGTSAQILYDLGVRSLNLISNNPIKRLGMEGHGVSIAHRTPIPVQVHEDNVRYLRTKRDRMGHDLPAVAEWEATDHTETTEGTHHG
- a CDS encoding riboflavin synthase; the protein is MFTGIVEELGSVSGVENLGDSVRLTIAAATVLEDVHLGDSIAVNGVCLTVATFEEGHFTADCMQVTLDHSSLGSLSVGSKVNLERAMAANGRLGGHIMQGHVDATTRLLSRESSENWDVLRFALPADLARYVVEKGSIALNGTSLTVSALGADWFEVSLIPTTLRDTTHGSLAVGDVVNIEVDVIAKYVERMMMVGPGDQPVTGGN
- the ribD gene encoding bifunctional diaminohydroxyphosphoribosylaminopyrimidine deaminase/5-amino-6-(5-phosphoribosylamino)uracil reductase RibD yields the protein MTPDIRSALALATDASDKVRGTTSPNPPVGAVILDARGEVAGVGATQPPGGAHAEVMALAAAGERARGGTAVVTLEPCNHTGRTGPCSQALIHAGIARVFYANPDPFPQAAGGADHLQQAGVETHLLNEPVPALMPWLRATILERPHVTLKFAGTLDGFAAATDGTSQWITGEQARAFVHTDRAKRDAIIVGTGTVLADDPSLTARGPNGLYSQQPRRVVVGGRRVPDGSNLNRLGFEQYAGINDALIALWQAGCRDVLLEGGPTLATAMLRDGLVDAIQAYIAPALLGAGRSVLSWDGDTTISDIKRFSTTAVRQLGDDVLIDMIRKDH
- the rpe gene encoding ribulose-phosphate 3-epimerase; protein product: MAQQRKPIIAPSILAADYARLGEEIAAVPDADWIHVDIMDGHFVPNLSFGYDVTRAVHRVTDKPLDVHLMIENPEKWVDHYIDAGAACVIFHVEATDKHVELANYIRSKGVRAGFSVRPGTPIEDYLDDLEHFDEVIIMSVEPGFGGQSFMPDQLDKVRTLRRVIDERNLDIIIEIDGGISATTITQAADAGVDAFVAGSAVFGAGDPNAAVQELRALATP
- a CDS encoding RsmB/NOP family class I SAM-dependent RNA methyltransferase; this translates as MSLEKSGGFRSRSAKGEQKKVQPKKAPVKKAAPKRTSNNRSPRAEVRELRALGVDKPREIAFEVLERVRTGDAYANLVLPRLLTKQKMDTRDAGFATEITYGTLRNQGLLDAVIASAANRPLKDIDSEVLDVLRIGAYQVLFTRVEDHAAVDTTVKMVGGLKKFNATGFANAVMRTITRTPAEEWLDKLEPEGEIARLAFRTAHPEWIAQSFSRLLPASELEEALAADSKRPTVHLVARPGEISAEELALITGGEEGKYSPYAVYLEGGDPSDIDPVQQGLAAVQDEGSQLIARALVEAPVEGDDQGRWLDLCAGPGGKAALIGALARMDGARVDAIEVSDHRAKLVERSVRGLPVKVHVGDGRTIALDDGYDRAIVDAPCSGLGALRRRPEARWRKQESDIGPLHTLQYELLESAVNRVRTGGIVVYSTCSPDLRETREVVDRALANFDIEELDAAAYLPGMEGTGEGKSVQMWPHRHGTDAMFVAVLRKR